The genomic interval CTGAAAGGTTAGCAAGGTCAGAAAGGGGGAAGCTGTCCACAGGAAGGAGGGAGCTGAAtccacagagaaggcagagaaatgggCCCTTGCACCAATAAGCTCACATGGGAAAGACTAATCCTCATAATGTTGGGCTTTAAAAAGCAGAGGAGCTAAATTCTACAAGTGTGTAAACCAGTGGggcttggagcctagagctttAAAAGTCATCTGACTCAGCACTGGGTGAGCCTGGAGGGTGAGTGATAGCTGGGTCTCTGCCCTTAAAGAGATGTGGGGAGAGGCAACATAAAAACAGCAGTTTACACAACATTGGGGGCAAACCAGAGACAGATCTGTTTGTACTGATTTCTGAGCATGTTGGAGAACTTTGAAAACaagggagctggcaggtgccattttccccccatcccccagaataaacacagagccacctgtgggagGCAGGGTTGCACGGATACTTGTAGCCTTGGCCCAGGACCCAGGGCAAATCATATTAAAGTGGTGCAGGTGCCCCACCAAGCATCCAGATACACAGCTGCCTCTGTGTGCCCAGCCAAGCTGCAGAAGAGCATCCAGCCATGTGTTCTACCATTGTCATGTGCTGCTCCCAACCTCATGCCCTCAGCCGCCATAGCACTTTGGGGGACCCAACATAGGACTAGTGACACAATTCAAATTTTGCTAACACTGCCATCCTGCTCCCAATTCCCAGGAGAGTACACCCCCTCAGATCTGGTCTACCTGGGTCCCCCTAACACCAAAAAGAGCAAACACAGCCACAACAGGCAGGGAGTCAGTGCAGACAACTGCACTGAAAGGAGAAGTGACTCAGACACAACAGCAAGGCATAAGTAACATACACAGGATATTCTCCTGACGTGCCAAGTTCTGGTAAACAGGGGatactgcactgcagggcactctGGATCCTCTTCTACATgaagtcactactttcaagaccagaagacatagctgactttgttaacacacagaaacagacatagagaggcagacaaaatgaggatacaggaaaatttatcccaaattaaagaacaagataaggccatggccagagatctaagcaaaacagatataagtaacatgatTGATAATTTAAAGCAATGACCATAAGTATACTTTGGTATACTTTTTTTTGGTATActtttgagaaaagagtggaagacatgagtgaaacccttaacacagagacacagagataaggaataacatgcCAGAGataaagtgcttaataaataaaatgagaaacatggTTGAAGGAATGAATAGCCAGATGAAAGAAccagaggaacaaattagtgacctacaagacagaataatggaaactaatacagttgaacagagagaaaaaagaattacacataGGAGAATAGACTTAATGAACTTAATAACTCCACCAAGCATAATCACATTCATATTgtagaagtcccagaagaagagaaggaaaggggggacaatttgttttaagaaataatagctgaaaacttcccccatctggggaaggaaacagacacccagACCCAGTAGGTAatagaactcccatcaaaatcaataaagcAGATCCACAGCAAGATATAtcgtaattaaatttgcaaaatataggggagcttgggtggctcagtcagttaaggagctgactcttgatttcagttcaggtcatgatctcacagtttgtacattcaagcccctcattgggctctgcactgacagtgtggagcttgcttgggatcctctctctccttctctctctgcccttcccctccttgtgctctccctctctctcaaaataaataaataaacttttaaaaaaaactgcaaaatatactgaaaaagaaaaaaaatctttaaagcagaagacaaaagaagtcagtaacttacaagggaaaacctaTAAAGCTAGCaagagatttttcaacagaaacaagCCAAAAGGAAGTGGTATAATATATTAAAggtgctgaatgagaaaaatatgcagccaaaaaaactctatccagaaaggctatcattcagaatagtaaaagagataaacagtttcccagacagacaaaaactaaaggaattcatgaatactaaaccagccctgcaagaaatattaaaggggacacttTGAGTGGAAAGAGAGATCAAAAGTGGCAGTATAAAGGCACAAAACACAAAAGgagtaaaaattaatatttttgtaaaaaaaaaatcagtcaaggagctcacaaaaaaataaaaaggatataaaatgtaatcacatatacctaaaatgtaggGAGGacaggagtaaagaatgggttcatggggtgcctggctggctcagtcagtacagcatgtgactcttgatctcagggtcattaaAATCAAGTCTTACGTTGGGCATAGCGattacttagaaagaaaaaaaaaaaggacgagTTCACACTTACAtgatcatcaacttaatatagactgctatatgcagaagggGTTATATACAAACAGAATGGCAACCAGCAATCAAAAACTATtaataaacatacaaagaataaagagaaagaaatccaaatatatcactaagtaaaatcagaaaacatgAGACAAAGACAAgagaggatcagagaaaatcttcagaaacaaccacaaaacaaataataaaatggaaataaatacatatcaataattactttgaatgtaaattggactaaatgctccaatcaaaacatatagggtgacagaatggttacaaaaacaagatccatctgtatgctaactaaaagagactcattttagacctaaagacagaCTGATAGTGAGAGGgtggagaatcatctatcatgcaaatgaatgtcaaaagaaagccagagtagcagtACTTATATTGAACAAAacagactttcttctttttcattcttttttttcttttttctttttttttttttacatttatttatttttgaaagacaaagcacgagtgggggaggggcagagagagagggaggtacagaatctgaagcaggctccaggctccgaacagtcagcacagagtctgatgtgaggctcaaactcacaaaccatgagatcatgacctgagctgaagttggaggcttaactgactgagccacgcaggcaccctgaacaaaacagacttgcaaacaaagactaacaagagaCAAGGATACCATAATTATAAAGGGGACAatctaacaagaagatataacaatggAAATATTTATGTGCCCAACCTAGGGACACCCAAATAcgtaaaacagttaataacaaacaaaaagaaactagttgataataatataagaatagtaggggactttaacatcccacttacattgGTGGACggattatctaaacagaaaatcaacaaggaaacaatggctttcaatTATATACTGAAACAAATGGATTTAACAGGTATATTctgaacattccatcttaaaacagcagaatacatattcttttcaagagcacatggaacattctctagaatagatcacatattagcccaTAAAACCAGCCTTAACAAGTTCAAGAAGGTGCAAGTCATATCAtctatcttttctgaccataatgctTTGAAACTAgaagttaaccacaagaaaaaacctggaaagactacaaatacgtggaggttaaataacattctcccaaacaatgaatgggtcaaccatgaaataaaagaagaaattaaaaaaatacatggaaacaaatgaaaatgaaaatacaatggtgcaaaacctctgggatgcagcaaaagcagttctaagagagaagtctATGACAATACAGGCCTTGTtcatgaagcaagaaaaatctcaaataaacaaccttacacctaaagtaactagaaaagaacaacaaataaaatctaaaaccagcagaaggaaggaaataataaagattagagaagaaataaataatacagaaactaaaaaccaataggacagatgaatgaaaccaggagctggtacttgaaacaaatcaataaaattgataaacccagAGCCAGacctatcaagaaaaaaaggaaaaggactcaaataaataaaatcacaaatacgAGAAGAGAAattacaaccaacaccacagaaaataaacaagtgtaaaagaatattataaaaaaaaaaactatatgccaacaaactggacaacctacaaggataaattcctagaaatatataaactaccaaaactgaaacaggaagaaacagaaaatttgaatacaTGGATAAATAACCAgccaagaaattgaatcagtaatcagaaaactcccaacaaacaaaagtccaggaccagatggcctcacaggcaaattctaccaaatatttaaagaagaggtaatatcttttcttctcaaatatttcaaaaaatagaaaagaaaggtaacctccaaattcattttttgaggccagcattatcctgataccaaaatcagataaagacaccactgaAAAAGAGAcatacaggtcaatatccctgaggaacatagatgcaaaagtcctcaatagaacactagcaaactgaattcagtaataaaaataaatcccccaagtgggatttatttctgagttgcaagggtggttcaatattcacaaatcaatcaatgtgatacatcacataaataagaggaaggataagaaccatatgatcacttcaatagatgcaggaaaagcatttgacaaagtacaacatccagtCATGATAAAAAGCCCgcaacaaagtaggtttaaagggaacataACTCggtataataaaggccatatatgaaaaccccatgGCTACTatcatcatcaatggggaaaaactgagaacttttcctctgtcatcaggaacaagacagcgatgcccactctcaccacttttattcaacatagtactggaagtcctagccacaacaatgaaagaagaaaagaaagaaagaaagaaagaaagaaagaaagaaagaaagaaaagaaagaaaaggaatccaaatcagcaagaaagaagtcaaacttttactacttgcagatgacatgatactatatatagaaaacttgaaggattccaccaaaaaactgacaactgaattcaggaaagtcacaggTACAaactcaatgtacagaaatcttgcatttctatataccaataataagaaattaatgaaccaatcccatttacaaatgcaccaaaaccAATgggatacctaggaataaatctaaccaaagaggtgaaagacctatactctgcaaactataagacactgatgaaagaaaatcaCCAACACAAGAAACGACAGGTATTGGtgagggatgtggagaaaggggaaccctcttgcatttttggtgggaatgcaaactggtgtagagAGTattgagattcctcaaaaagttaaaaatagaaatagcctaCAATCcggcaatcacactactgggtatttaccaaaaaaatacaaaaatactaattcaagggGATACACGCatcccaaggtttatagcagcagtatttacaatagccatattATAGAAACAGCCCAGtgtccaatgactgatgaatggataaataagatgtgtgtgtgtgtgtgtgtgtatgtgtgtgtgtgtgtgtgtatatacatgtatatatgtatatatatgtgtatgtatatatatatacatacacacacacacatatatatatatatacatatatatatatatataatggaatattatccagccataaaaaggaatgaaatcttgccatttgcaaggacatggatgaagctagaaagtataattttaagtgaaatgaaccagagaaaggaaaataccatatgatttcactcataggtggaatctaaggaacaaaacaaatgaggaaagggaaaaagagagagaaaagcaaaccaagaaacagacttaactacagagaacaaactgttggttaccagaggggaggtgagtggggagatgggtaaaataggtgatggggattaaggagtgcacttgctgtgatgagcacccggtgatgtatggaagtgttgaattactatattgtaaaCATGatactaatattacactgtatgttaactaactggaatttaaataaaaactttaaaaatgagacatCTATCATAGagaaactgaaactaatattgaaAACAAGAGAATGTCCCCAGTTTCTTCTGTATTCTGCTGTCTTTCTCACTTCTGAAATCAGAGCACattgctttttcaaaaattagtagatgtttaaatttgttttcatattaagTCTACTataaatttttggatttttttttcttgtcaaagtTTAAAAACACTTGAATTAATAATTCAAATAAGGAAAGATTTGGTGACATAATCTTTACCAAGTGGTTGTGAGGTCTTTCATTAAATGTTAAAAGCAAAGTTTAGTAAAAGTTTCTGTTAGTGTATTAAAGTTACCAATATTATGAAAGATTTTCTAGCATATAATTCAATCAACCATTATACAACAGAGAAATTACTCTGCAATCCCCTTGGTCACGTTCACTATTTGGTACATTAAATGAATCATTATTcctaaaatctgaattttttttttaatgtttatttttgagacagagagagacagagcatgaacaggggaggggcagggagagagggaaacacagaatccgaagcaggctccaggctccaagccatcagcccagaacctgacgcggggctcgaactcccggactgcgagatcgtgacctgagctgaagccgggcgcccaaccgactgaaccacccaggcgcccctgaatttttaataataaacatgcattggaaaaaatattggcaaaagaattttaaaggctGCTTTATTGAACCCAGAGACAATTTTTCATATTAACCAATGCCTAAATAATGTCCTCTGTGAAGTGTTAAGTGTGCATCTGTTAAAACTAATGCCTGTTTTAGGAGAAGATACAGGATACTGGCTGATCATACATGACTAGCACAACTGTAAATTGATACATTTCTAGAAGTCAATTTTAGAATCTAAATCAAAGATTTTACAACGAAACATGTTCTTTGATTCAGCAACTACAAGTCTGAAAAAGGGTCCAAGGAAATAATAAGATAGTTTGCAGAAACCACTCAAAGTAGTATATGCATAGAGATGTCCCAACAATAAGATGCAagccatataattttttttatgtttttattttatttttgagagacagagacagagtgcaaacagggaaggggcagacagagatggagacacagaatctgaagcaggctccaggctctgagctgtcagcacagagcctgacgcagggctcaaactcacggactgtgagatcatgacctgagctcaagtcagatacttaaccaactgagccacccagatgcccctagaagtAAGTCATATGATGACTAATCTGTGTGTGGAATACtgtgtaattattaaaaattatgaaaatctaTCCACCAAAGTAGGGAAAAAACAGTCAGCATGCTTAAAGCTGCTGCAACTGAGTATTACCCTCACCCTGACCAGGCCAGTTCCTAATAGAGTTCTGGGCACACCATGCCCACTAGACAACATTGCAAGCAGAAAAGTATTTGCTTGGTATTCTTATATTGAGTTTTGTCTACAGGAACAATAGGGCAATTTCTTTGGTAACTGTGCAAAGTTCTTATTGACTTTGAGGATTTAGGGCAGGAACAGAGTAAGAACTTTCTACTTTCCAGAAGACCTAGTGACAGAGCTCAGTGTCAGGCTCTATTGAGAAGAACCATTAAGGCTTCATTCATGGGAAGAGTGTACCTCAGGAACATGTTCTATTGTTAGAAATTTCATTCTCAGAAGTAATGTTGGGAATAAATGAGTCTAGCCTAAGATGACAGAACAGGATAGAGtgtaatgaataataataagaatCGTGAAGTGATACTcatatccatacatatatatacatgtgtgtgtatacagaattttatttttgtgtatttaataGATTTGAAACATTGGTGAAATAACAGTTTATGTGAGCTAAGGATGGGATTAAGAATCATGGTTCTGTAGTTCTATTTGATGATTTGGTGGTGGGGTGGCAGACAAAATTGACATATCAGAAGAGGCTGGAAACCCCCAGAAGTTTTTCTCATGAAggaatcacattaaaaaaaaatctcacttggAAAGAACATATGATGACTTACAGTTATCCAGAATCTCTCTATaactttttcttattgttgttgttgttgagtttttatttcataatcataAGCTTACTCTGCAATCCAGCTAGACTTGGAGGGTGTAAGGAAATATAGAACACACCAAACTGCAGCAAGAACACAAAGATTATAGGATATTTTGAGCAGATGGGGGGGAAGGGGTGCTGTCCTGAGCTACAGAAGGAATGGTCTGGTAATTAAGATAAACATTGCTAAATTTATTAGATTTGTTCACAGTCAGCAATGGTGATCTTGCTGGTCTTGCCATTCTTGGCCCCAAAGTGCTCCATGGCTTCCACAATATTCTTGCCCTCTTTCATCTTGTCAAAGACCACATACTTGCCATCCAACCACTCAGTCTTGGCAGTGCAGATGAAAAAGTGGGAACCGTTGGTGTTGGGTCCAGCATTTGCCATAGACAAGATGCCAGGACCCATGTGCTTCAGGATGAAATTCCTCTTATCCAATTTCTCCCCACAGATTGACTTGCCACTGGTGCCATTGTGGCATGTGAAGTCACCATCCTGGCACAGAAATCCCCAAATAATCCTATGAAAGCAAGAACCTTTATAACCAAATCCTTTCTCACCAGTGCTCAGAGCATGAAAATTTTCTGCTGTCTTTGGAAATTTGTCTGCAAACACCTTGAAGGAGACGCAGCCCAAGGATCCGCCATCCATGGTAATGTCAAAGAACATAGTGCGGTTGACCATGGCTCAGCAGCGCGGGTTGCTCCAGGTAGTGGCGTCTGCAACTCTTTTGACCTTTTCTCCTCCACTAGGCACTTCAGATAAGACAAACTTCATGTGATAAATATGTGCTCTGAGATACAtgtgtaaatataatttttgtcaatgtcagtatatttttctcattgttatttCAGATTGATCTTTACTACAGGGGTTCATGAactggaattttttatttctcagcaGCCAATCACTCTAACAAGGAGGTAAAAactaactttaaataaataaatacacaaggaggtattataattaaatatgcCCTAGGAAAATGTACAATCTTTTGTGATATAAAGAAAGCCCtcttcgggtgcctgggtggctcagttggtaaagcgcctgactttgactcaggtcatgatctcatggtttatgagctcaagccccgtgtggggctaaGTGCTGATAGCTcattgcctggagcctgcttcagattctgtgtctccctctctctctctacccctcccacgctcatgagagtttctctctctctctctctctctctctctctctctctctctctctcaaaaataaataaacataaaggggcacctgggtgtctcagtcagttaagagtctgacttcggctcaggtcatgatctctcagtctgtgggttcaagccccttgtcaggctctgtgctgataacccagagcctgctttgggttctatgtctccctctctctctggccctcccccacttgtgctctgtctctcaaaaataaataaatgttaaaagtaaataaataaataaataaataaacattaaagaattaaaagaaaaagaaattaaaaagaaaagaaagaaagaaaaccttttcaTATTTATCTGGGTTTTCAACATATCACAACGAATCTTCTGAAAACCTATAGGTGAGCCACTAGGGCCTCAAAGATCATCTTTAAAGATACTCCACAATCTATATTATTCTAGACAAACAAAGGCTATCTATTTAACTTTTGTTATATTATTCACAACTATTGAGGTATATGTTAGAAATTCAATGGTAATGAACATCCACAGAAATTCAGACTCAAACAGCCATTAATATTTTCAAGAAGGCTAATTAGTGTGTGGCCAGAAGCACACACAACAGAATGACTGAGGTTTTTGATTGGAAGAATATTATACCAGTATGGGCTTATAAATGCTGCCAGGAGCTTTACTAAATACTATAAACATGAACATTGATGAGATCACTTACCTCGTGAAGTTGAGGGAGAGGACAGACATATGAACAAATAAATCTAGCAATGAGATGAATGGTGTAAGAAGATGAACAGGTGTTTCCAAATCATAGCATTTAGCTTTAACGGGGTATCTGGCAATATTCCCTGAACTAATAATGATATCTGAATTGAGAAATAAAGGATAAGACTTTTTCAAACAAGCAGCAAAAGGCATATGAGGTAAAAGGGTCAGCATGAACAAGGAATTCCCTTTTGAGAATTCCAAGTATTTTATAATTCCAAGAGACTAGATCACAAAGGACCAAAGGAGGCTTTTCGATCCTGTAGGTAATAGGGTACTTTTGAAAACCTTTACACAAAGGTGTTATGCCATACCTGCattagtcaaggttctccagaTAAACAGAACCAATAGCATGTGcaaatatataggaaaaaaattattataatgaatTGGCTATATGTTTATGGAGACTGGCAAATCCAAAATTTGCAGGgtgggccagcaggctggagactcaggagaACCAGTATCCTAGTTCAAGTCTAAAGACCATCAGCTGTAGAACCAGAAAGGGCTAATGTTGCAGATAAAATCCAAAGGCAGTGTGCTAAAGAAGTCTTTCTTACTCCAGAGAGGTCTGCTTTTGTTCTCTTCAGGTcttcaattgattggatgaggcccagcCACT from Panthera uncia isolate 11264 chromosome A1 unlocalized genomic scaffold, Puncia_PCG_1.0 HiC_scaffold_17, whole genome shotgun sequence carries:
- the LOC125935170 gene encoding peptidyl-prolyl cis-trans isomerase A-like; translation: MVNRTMFFDITMDGGSLGCVSFKVFADKFPKTAENFHALSTGEKGFGYKGSCFHRIIWGFLCQDGDFTCHNGTSGKSICGEKLDKRNFILKHMGPGILSMANAGPNTNGSHFFICTAKTEWLDGKYVVFDKMKEGKNIVEAMEHFGAKNGKTSKITIADCEQI